The window ACACAGTCACACACGCACTGGAGACAAAGAAACATTAAGACATGAGCAGGCAATGAGACACTTCCTGCGCCAAGGGCCCCAGGCCCATATGCAAGCATGGTTTTTGGATTTAGCGGCAGAAGCAAATGTAACAGGGGTAGTTTTGCCTCTAGCCAAGAGCTAACACCGGCAGTACGAAATTAATCATAGTATCATACGAAATTATATCAGATAATTTTCTGGCGGCAGTAggaggccgagagagagattACCTTAATGAAATATGCCAAGTACGGAGGATCAAATTCCAAGAGTTTCAGCACAGCtaaaatatatgatatatatatatatatatatatatatatatatatatatatatatatatatatatatatatatatatatatatatatatatatatatatatatatatccccaGAGCCTACAGCAACATCAACAAGACATTTATACCATCATCAGttcaaagattaaaaatataCTACTGTTTAGGCAAAATATTTTTACCTGCTCTGATTTGTGATGAACAGAGTCGACCTAGGTCCATGAAAGGGCAAATCTTTTCCACGACTCAGAACAGGATATACTGACTGCATGATCTCATCATACTGTTACATACGCTAGCCAATCTACGGCCTGCCTGCTGACTATTCAACCAGTCTTTATCATCACTTGGGAGAGGTCGAGGGACTAAAATAAAGCCAAAGCTGCAATAAACATGGCACACATCCCTCTAATGCGCAACCAAAATCTCACTTATTGCCCATGagcaagagagaggaggagcagAAACAGCTTAAACCCTGAAAGCGACGGCTCTTCCCACATGACAAGCCCACACACTTCCATTGGCAAGGGTCCAAAATCTGGGCAACTTGTTCCTCCCCCTCTCGTGATCCCGTTGGGGACAAAGCTCAGCGAGGAGCGCTCCCAAACAAGCAACTAATGGAGCAGATTTTGGGGCTGGCAGCGCAGCGCGCCCACTGCGCGCGCCTCCGTACGTACGCGGTATATATGCGTACAAAGGAGACAGAGGTCGACAACGAAAACGCCCGTTTGGCGAGATCGTTGATCGATCAACCTACAATGGAGAGCAGAGAGAATCAGTGATCATCAAAGATAGCAATAGGAGTAGGACACGTGTCGCGTAGGCATTTCCCAGAGTGCATCGAGATCGGTGACGCACCTCTGAGCTGTGTGGGAAGAAGGATACTGATGAAGTAGGAGAGAGCTGGGACTGGAGCTCTTTTGGTATTTTGGAGAAGCTAGCACCTGGGTTTGTACCATCTCGACGAAATGACGAGCAGATCTCTGCACTGAACTTTTCGCCTCGGTTTGCGCAATAATCTGTCAGGCATGGTTCAGTTGTGAATCGTCATATCCTCAGACAGAATGCAGAAGTTGTCTTCGTGACATTGGATCTAGACCCTTTATGATTTATCCGGAGTAATCCCTCCTGCATAAATAAAGATACTGCAAGAAGAGTGCAGCTATAAGTCAGCACAGAAATTTGAGATTGATAAGGTGGTATATGTTATCAATAATTAAGCATCTAAATGAATTTGTCACAATCTTATCTCAAGAAGTGACCAAATGATCCCCCATACTACCGCAAACAGTACTGTCCTTGCCTCATCATTGTGTAATGAGCCATTTTGTTATGCATGATGCAATATCATTCGAAGTGCTTGAGCAATACTGAAGGAGATTGAATCTAAATTTAACATCTACTCCATATATCTAAATTTAACATCTACTGAAGGATCAAACTCTTATGGTAAAGGCTGCAGCTGTGACATCATTCGTTTACTTATGCTGACAGTCCATGTGCTTAAGCTACAGTAGTAGCAATAATGTAAGAGCGTGTTTCTGTTAAGACATGCATGCTATATTCTCCAAACGTAACGGAAGCAAGAAAGAGATCTCAGCTATAGAATAGATCTACTAGAAAATGACTGGTTATCCTCAAAACATCACACAACACCATAAGATACTTCTGTCTCGCTCAAGATGTCCGgtgaaatattggaaaagtatgccacaaaataaaagttaaaaataGCATGTAGCCAAACGACAGCTTTTCGCTAATACGGTACTAGAGAGAGGCCGTATATATATGTTCACAGATAATTACATGAAAACTTCAGGCCACACTACCAAATTCTTATCGTACCACTCGTATAGCTGGATAATGTTCACTTTGATAGACAGCCAGCTTCTAGTTTGTATGATGGTTAAGATGTATACGTATGAGCCTTTTGAATCACTCCTTGAGCAAGAGTGTCTGTGAGAATAAATTCACTCACTGTCACAAGATGTAAGGTGCCCAGCTCAATGATAGACTTGTGGCCAACAAAAATGTAGCTTTCACAAGGCTCTTGCAAATCCAACGGGATCATGGCTTTGTGCAAAAAGACACAATACGCTCCATGCCTACGTGGACCCTCATGTGTGTGTGGGATCATGATACACACAAATGAGAGGgtttatgtatatacatgcactTCATCATTACTAAATAATAAGAAAGAAAACAGAACGCTACAGTGTTCAGCTTTGAAGGGTTGCTGCCAGTCTAGCAATGAATTTCATGAAGAATATCAGAAGATGTACTGTTGCTAAACATAAAATGTTCCCAAATACTCCAGCAAAAAATGATTCTCTGTTAGCTCTAAATACTCAGTTAACAGAATCATGGTAAAACCAGGGGTAGAAATGAGGAAAGGGAAATAAAAAGGAGtcagaaaataaaatctaaatagTAATCTTGAGTGAAGAAGCTGAGGTGTTCATACCAGAGTGCAGGCTAAAGTACAAAAACCCAACTGAGAGGTGTTCATGGTGAATTAGGCTTATCAGTGGCACCCAAGTGAATAAAATGTTCTATACACAACAGGCATTGCCAAGAATCACTTCTTTTTTCCAATCTTGCAAACTTCTCTTCATTAGGACAAAGAAAGGCCTAGATATTTGAGAAAAGTTGCGCTGCAGTCTCCAATTGTCAAACATCTTCTAGGAGTAGGCAATACCAAGTTTATCATCAAGAAAAAGGAGGCCTGCAATGACACTTACAGGAATAATATCAGAAATGTAGTAACTGCTAGTAAACATGTAAATCAATGAATCACAATAGTACAAAAAATAAGAGATGGAATAGTTCAGATATGATCATaatttgatttaattttttaaaagtataCCTATGATAATATAATAAGACAAATATGTGATTACCAAGCAATGCAATAAGTGGCTCTGCGCAGCACACAGCCATAACGAGCCGTTGCTATTAAAGAAACAACAAAAAGACAGAAAACAAAGAATACACTAATTGAGAGGAATTGGATAAGGTAACCTAGGGGTGTGATGAAGGGCTGAGCCACAACCACTTATTTTTCGGCTTAATGTCACTCCACATGATTTTGAGATTATGCTACGAGTGAATGATGCACCAGGTAATTTTTCAAAACTAGGGGTAAAAAGGGAAATGAGGGTTTACCAAATCAAGGATGGAAACTATGGGCTTGTTTGGGGAAGCTTCTAGTTGTTATAGCTTCTCCCAGAATCATAAGCTCCCCTAAACAGTCCAGCTTTTGGTCCAAATTCTGAGAaactgtagttgtagaatccaggaaatgaactagaagccagaagctgggaaacccagcttttccagattctcagaagctggatACTAATCAGCTGCTTAttagaatcttaagctcccccaaacaggccctataaTATTGTTCCCACTTATTTTGTAAGTCTCCTACTTTGATACAACAGAAGCACACAATATCAGAACAATCATAAGATTTGATCTGTTGAGGcaccaattttttttggttCACTGCACGTTCCTGGAACTCTAATGTGATGCCTCACCATTAAAATTTCCacctctaattttttttttgtaaattaaGCTATAATAGTTTACATAATAACTAAGaaagcataaaaaaaataacatgccATATGCAAATAGTTGAATGGATGGATTATGTTCAGAGCTCAGCTGGGAGAACATTCCTGATGTGCTACCTCTCGCTAtgtttccatcacatcattgaATTTCATTTATATGAAGAAAGAAAACAACACAGCGTATGCAGCAACTACATGTACTTTCTCTCTCATGCTTAAATCTTGCAATCATGTCTCAAAAATAATTGTGAATGTTTGTACCATGCAACAACAAAATAAAGGTGTATCCAGGAAAGTTTGAAAAGAAACATATGACATTGACAAGTCAAGACAATGGACTAGCTAATGGATAGGATGGGGAGAATCGTCTGGGTACGGATTTCTTAACATATGAATGTGATGATAGTAAGTGTATATTGTATAAGTATATTTTCTGATGCCAGGTAATCTATAAAGTGTTCTATTTTGGtgcttcttttttgttttttgtttaaaGCAGACATGAACACTAgcatgtctgtgcgaccatatctcaatcgggtgaaacttcggcccgattgagattacttccttgtgacggcctgCTAATTCCAGGCATGTTaggggccgtcacagatggaaggatctgtactagtgactACCAGATTCCAAGGCAGAGGTCTTATGTTCCTATTTTTCTGTAAAGAATATACacataccccccccccccccaccttcCTCCCTTAACATTTCAACATTAGGAACAAAGCTGCACAAGCCGCTTTCACTTGACGGAACTTGCTCAGGCTGTTTGATCCTACACGCAGAGTTATAAGCTTTTAATTAGATGTTATTCTAAGCTATGAGAATGACCCATCTAGATCCTTTTTGTATGTTCAATAAAGGTGCAGCCTACATATATCTAAAGAAAAATGTCACACGAAAGGGTTTGTATTGGTTAACAGCTATTTAAGCTTATGGTACAGCAGCTGCAGACTTCTCTGAGTTCAGATAGACAAACAATAATCTAATCTTAACACATAGAGCCACATTTCttaaagtatttaacaaaaaatATGGTTGAATCAAAGGTACGGAAAACATGCTTGAACTATTGCATCAGATTAAAACTAGTGACCTGAAAGAATCTAAATAATTTTGACACAAGCCTTACCTGTAGTTCAAGGTATACACTACAGGTGAAGTTAAGATTGATTTTCATCTCACTGTAGGTCCAACTTTTTTTACTATAATacttgcaaaaaaaagaaagaaagatttGGCCTTCCCTCTCAAAATCTTCACAAACACATAAAACTTCAACTTGAAAGCGCGGCAGAGCGCACTTAGctttcagaaatcagaattaTGCGACGTCCTTAATACGACACAATATGCTGATGCTTACGAATATTGCAGCAAGGCACAAGAGAATACATGAATGAAACTACATCAATCTAAGAATAAAGAACAACCATTGTGTCCAGTTTCCAGTTGCACCCACCGCCACCATATATTGTGGTAGAAACAGTCACTAGGCAAGGTATATCTCTACCGTCTCTGTTGGTCTCATTTGGCACTTGGACCCGTCAAATATAGAATATGATACTATAAAAACTATTAAGAGGCATCATAAGCAAACTGTCACTATCTTTTAATCAACAGTCATATCGCTCCAATCCAGTTACTTAAGCACATATGGCCAGGACCAAACCACAATGCCAGTGAGACCTTGACTAAAATCATGATCCCTAACTTTATACCGGTGCAAATAAGCCGTAAATGGTAAAAATGCCGAAAGAAACGCCGAATTTTCTGCACTAACTAAGGCACCGCCGGATGCTTCTCCGACCACCACATCCACAGCCGAACCCAAGATCAGGGACGCACAGAAACCTCTACAAGCTCATATAGCTCAACACCCAGCGTCGCCACACGCAAGAAAGGTACCAGACCACAAATCTTGGCCGGGGGCGCATTTCGCCGAACATGTGGTGAGCGACGACGCAGCGTCGCAGGGCAAATCACGCCAGCGCTTCCATCTCACCAGCCAACACAAAAACCCAGGGTCTAGGAGCGGAAGACGATGAGAAGGCCGCGTATACCTGCAACAACTcatctccgcccgccgccggcgacgccgccgcgccgccgcgtcgccgcgcccaGAGAGCACAGCCCAACCCGACGCCGTGGGAGAAGCAATAATAATAAACTAAtcagcacaaaaaaaaaagcagaaaagaaaaaaaataaaggatcGTTACGACTGGAAGGCCCAACAAGAAAGGACTAAGGCCCATTTCAGCCCAACATATAAAGCGAAGGCATGAGGCCCGTTACAGCCCAACAGGCTCGACTGAAGAGGCCCAGACGAATGGCCTCGGCTACGGAGATGCCGAGCCTGATCTGCGCCGTTCGATCCCTCATCGGACGGTCAGGATCACTCGCGCGGCAACCCTAGGCGAGATTGCgaggcgggcgccgccgcctccataaGTAGGCGGCGCCGAATCCCTCGTCGGCTGCTGCTACTTCCACTAGGGTTTCGTCTTGCTTCTCCCgctgctcgcctcgcctcctcgaCGGTAAGATCTCCCCGATTTGCAACAGCTATTGTGCTCGCGCGATTATTGCTTGTTGCGAATCTTGTTTTTGCGGAGTTCTTTGATACATATGTAAAATTTTGTGGTTTCCTCATGACGTGCAGATCTGAGATCATCGAGATCGATTGAGTGGAGctaggcggcggctagggcgagATGGCGCTCGTAAGTGTGATCTATCCATGTTACCTGTTCATGCTTATCACGTGTTGCTACTTGTGCGAATTGGTTTGATTTGTGGGGATTAATAGTGGGAAAGCTTGGCCTGATGCGGTGGGGGGTTTGGTTGTTCATTTCAAATTATAGCTTGTGCGGGTTGTTGTATAGTCTGCTATGAGAAAATCTTTTTTTCTGCATGATCAGGGTTGATTTGATGCGCATTGCTACCCAGTGTTTCGATCTAGGAAGGGTTTTTGTAGGGTGTTGACAATTTAGGTGTTCAGGATTTGACTTGGATCGTTGACAATGTTCGGTTATGTCTAGCATCTCTGATTTTCTTCATGCTGGCTTGCGAGCTCGTTGATATCAATGATTTCTGGTGTTCTTTTACTGTTACTTTCTGGTTCAAGTGCTGGTGGTTGAAGAAGATTTATGGTGTTCTTTACTTTGTTACTCTCTGCTTCTAATGCTAGTGGATGGAGTGAATTACTTAATTTGTAGTAAGgagctatgattttttttctgcacTGTCATTTTTTTCTGATTATCTCATTGGATACCAAGTGTTGCACTATTGCCAAAGTAAGTTCGTATTCAATGCAAGTAAATGAGTGCCCAGTGTCATGCCGGCTTGTTAACATTATACTCGTTATCCTGCATAGACATGCACAGGGTTGATTTCCTAGAACGCTTAGAGCTTTTTGTTTGATGCAAATGGATTCATTTACAGTTTCCAAAATGTGTTTTATTTGCTTTCAGAATATCTGATCTCACGTTGACCTTATGTAGCTCAGCACTTCTGCacataattatataattatttgcattgattatcGCTATGCACAACATTGGAAGCTAAAGTTACTTTGTAATATATGCTTCTTGATCTGTGAATTGGTTCCTCTGCTTGTATCGTTTTTGTTTATCATGCTTGTGTCTCCAACCTTATGTACATTATTCGTCTGTGATTAGGTATTGCATGCTGGCAGTGGAAACAAGAATGCATTCAAGGCACTCATTGCTGCCGAGTACTCTGGTGTCAAGGTTGAGTTGGTGAAGAACTTTCAGATGGGTGTCTCCAACAAGACACCTGAGTTTCTCAAGATGAATCCTATTGGGAAGGTTTGAACAAAAACCATCCCTGTATTTTGGTACATTCGCACAGAATCTTATTTGGACACGTTTTCTTTCAGATTCCTGTTCTAGAGACTCCTGATGGTCCTGTTTTTGAGAGCAATGCGATTGCACGATATGGTAAGTGATACATAGCAAGGAATTGGAGTTCTCTTAATCTTTTTCTATCATATCTGATTTAGTTCTAAGTCACTGTCATTTTCCTGAAGTTACCCGCTCGAAGGCTGACAACCCACTCTATGGGTCTTCACTGATTGAATATGTGAGTGGTCTTCCATAGATATTTAAGATCATTCTTGATTATTTTACGAGCTTCTAGAATTGTATGTTTCTTCCAGGCCCACATCGAGCAGTGGAATGACTTTTCGGCCACAGAGGTTGATGCTAATATTGGAAAATGGCTCTACCCACGGCTAGGAATTGCTCCCTATGTTGCTGTGGTAAGTATGGTCAAGTGGGTGTCATAGTGTTTTCCTTGTGTCAGCAATTTGTTGTCTAATCTTATTTCTGCCCAACAGAGTGAGGAAGCAGCTATTGCTGCTTTGAAGAGATCATTGGGTGCCCTCAACACACACCTTGCATCAAACACATACCTTGTTGGCCATTCGGTGACTCTTGCTGATATTGTGATGACCTGTAACCTCTACATGGGCTTTGCTCGGATCATGACCAAGAGTTTTACTTCTGAGTTCCCTCATGTTGAGAGGTACTTCTGGACCATGGTTAATCAGCCAAACTTTAAGAAAGTCTTGGGTGATGTGAAGCAGGCAGAGTCTGTCCCACCAGTTCAAAAGAAGGCTCCACCACCAAAGGAGCAGAAGCCAAAGGAAGCCAAGAAAGAGGCTCCAAAACCTAAGGCAGTTGAGAAaccagaggaggaagaggaggcaccAAAGCCAAAGCCAAAGAACCCTCTTGATTTGCTCCCTCCAAGCAAGATGATCCTTGATGAGTGGAAGAGGTTATACTCAAACACAAAAACAAATTTCCGTGAGGTTGCTATCAAGGGTAAGTTTCTTTTGGGAATCTAGTAGTCACTAAAAGGTTTCCACGTAGAAAAGTATAGTTTCTTTCGGGAATCTAGTAGTCACTAAAAAGGTTTCCACAGAGAAAAGTTTACTACATTGCTGTGAGTACACTAGAAAGATATGAGTACAAATTGGCTTACAAATTATAACAGCTACTAAAGAGTCAATGCAAATTTGTTTGTTGACCTGTCAACTGTTAGCAAGTTATATCTCTTTGATTACCATTATTTGTCATCTGCTCCCAACTTCTGTTGTGTATGAAGTTCTGTGAATTGAACTCAACATGTCTTCTCACTTATTGCAGGTTTCTGGGATATGTATGACCCAGAAGGTTACTCCCTGTGGTTTTGTGACTACAAATACAATGACGAGAACACTGTGTCCTTCGTGACCATGAACAAGGTTGGTGGGTTCCTGCAGCGAATGGACCTGTGCCGCAAATATGCTTTCGGGAAGATGCTTGTGATCGGCTCTGAGCCGCCATTCAAGGTGAAGGGTCTTTGGCTCTTCCGTGGCCCCGAGATCCCCAAGTTCGTCATGGATGAAGTCTATGACATGGAGCTCTATGAGTGGACCAAGGTTGACATCTCAGATGAGGCCCAGAAGGAGCGCGTCAGCGCCATGATTGAGGACCTGGAGCCATTTGAGGGCGAGTCGTTGCTGGATGCGAAATGCTTCAAGTGAGGCGTCGTTGGAGCAAGGATACCGTGGAAAATGAGCTATTTAGGTTTTGGATTTACCCTTCTACAATAGTtcatgattatgaaaaaaaaaatactatcacCATGTGGCTATATTAGTCAATATTGAGTGTGCTGGTCTTTTCTTTTTGTACTGTTTGCTAGAGTTTTGGCCCTTTTTAACCTTGTAGTTAAGTTGTTAAGACACTTATCCATCGAATCATCGTCAGAAACACACCATTCGAATCTGCTGTTG of the Oryza sativa Japonica Group chromosome 2, ASM3414082v1 genome contains:
- the LOC4328752 gene encoding elongation factor 1-gamma 2, with the protein product MALVLHAGSGNKNAFKALIAAEYSGVKVELVKNFQMGVSNKTPEFLKMNPIGKIPVLETPDGPVFESNAIARYVTRSKADNPLYGSSLIEYAHIEQWNDFSATEVDANIGKWLYPRLGIAPYVAVSEEAAIAALKRSLGALNTHLASNTYLVGHSVTLADIVMTCNLYMGFARIMTKSFTSEFPHVERYFWTMVNQPNFKKVLGDVKQAESVPPVQKKAPPPKEQKPKEAKKEAPKPKAVEKPEEEEEAPKPKPKNPLDLLPPSKMILDEWKRLYSNTKTNFREVAIKGFWDMYDPEGYSLWFCDYKYNDENTVSFVTMNKVGGFLQRMDLCRKYAFGKMLVIGSEPPFKVKGLWLFRGPEIPKFVMDEVYDMELYEWTKVDISDEAQKERVSAMIEDLEPFEGESLLDAKCFK